A window of the Cannabis sativa cultivar Pink pepper isolate KNU-18-1 chromosome X, ASM2916894v1, whole genome shotgun sequence genome harbors these coding sequences:
- the LOC115697194 gene encoding protein SENSITIVE TO PROTON RHIZOTOXICITY 1 produces MELREGLCAGQWPNSSSKELSSDPPSSYSEFNSHQGQQKWPNSSILDYGVRIEPSFREFDQSSEVHAVIPLDLSNKSKVLGPEDVHMQDTEEANNIPDWDPSAMLNNLSFLEQKIHQLQNLVQLIAGGGGQVLGRPTEVAQQHQLITADLTSIIAQLISTAGSLLPSAQNTFTTDLPSMGQLAQPGEVLGVSAGVQPQNNGRSKISEESNQIDKNANHGVEHNNHMDEHDFKDEEDADDGENLPPGTYEILQLEKEEILAPHTHFCAICGKGFKRDANLRMHMRGHGDEYKTPAALAKPHKELGSEPVVIKRYSCPYAGCKRNKDHKKFQPLKTILCVKNHYKRTHCDKSYTCSRCNIKKFSVIADLKTHEKHCGKDKWLCSCGTTFSRKDKLFGHIALFQGHTPAIPIDETRGNGGGPADHSTGIEVTNKGSVNSVTFNFGPSTPGETVVHNIMDEKGNLDDPTACFSPLNFDTCNFGGFHEFPRPPFEDSESSFSFLLSGSCSYPPKIGAESSSNNNL; encoded by the coding sequence atggAACTTAGAGAAGGGCTATGTGCAGGCCAGTGGCCAAATTCTTCCTCAAAAGAGCTTTCGTCGGATCCTCCATCATCTTACTCTGAATTCAATTCACATCAAGGCCAACAGAAGTGGCCAAACTCTTCAATTTTAGATTACGGCGTCAGAATTGAACCATCTTTCAGAGAATTTGATCAGTCTTCTGAAGTTCATGCTGTAATTCCTCTTGACCTTAGTAATAAAAGTAAAGTCTTGGGTCCTGAAGATGTTCATATGCAGGATACAGAGGAAGCCAATAATATCCCTGATTGGGATCCAAGTGCAATGCTGAACAATCTTTCTTTCCTGGAACAAAAAATTCACCAACTGCAGAATTTAGTACAGTTGATTGCTGGTGGGGGAGGCCAAGTTCTTGGTAGACCAACTGAGGTTGCTCAGCAGCATCAACTCATTACTGCTGATCTTACTTCAATCATTGCTCAGCTGATCTCTACTGCTGGTAGCCTTCTACCATCTGCGCAGAACACCTTTACCACTGACCTGCCGTCTATGGGACAGCTTGCGCAGCCTGGTGAGGTCCTTGGTGTGAGTGCTGGTGTTCAGCCACAAAACAATGGCCGAAGCAAAATCTCTGAAGAGTCCAATCAAATAGATAAGAATGCTAATCATGGGGTTGAGCATAACAACCACATGGATGAACATGATTTTAAAGATGAGGAGGATGCTGATGATGGTGAGAACCTTCCACCTGGTACCTATGAGATCTTACAactagagaaagaagaaatcctGGCACCTCATACGCACTTCTGTGCCATTTGTGGAAAGGGATTCAAGAGGGATGCGAATTTGAGAATGCACATGAGAGGTCATGGTGACGAGTATAAAACCCCAGCAGCGCTTGCTAAGCCACACAAAGAATTGGGATCTGAACCTGTGGTTATCAAGAGGTATTCCTGCCCTTATGCTGGCTGCAAGAGGAACAAAGATCACAAGAAGTTCCAGCCTCTGAAGACTATTCTATGTGTTAAAAATCACTATAAGAGAACCCATTGTGACAAGAGTTATACTTGCAGCAGATGCAACATAAAGAAATTCTCAGTAATTGCAGATCTCAAAACTCATGAGAAGCATTGTGGCAAGGACAAATGGCTTTGCTCTTGTGGAACAACCTTCTCAAGGAAAGACAAGCTTTTTGGGCACATTGCGCTGTTCCAAGGCCATACTCCTGCCATACCAATTGATGAAACAAGAGGAAATGGTGGTGGCCCAGCTGATCATTCAACTGGGATTGAAGTAACAAATAAGGGTTCTGTAAATTCTGTAACCTTCAATTTTGGCCCCAGTACTCCTGGTGAAACTGTTGTTCACAACATAATGGATGAGAAAGGAAACCTTGACGATCCTACTGCATGTTTCTCACCACTTAACTTCGACACATGTAACTTTGGTGGGTTTCATGAGTTCCCTCGACCTCCTTTTGAAGACTCAGAGAGCTCGTTCTCATTTCTTTTGTCAGGGTCTTGTAGTTACCCTCCAAAGATCGGAGCTGAGTCCAGTTCTAATAATAATCTTTAG
- the LOC115723694 gene encoding FHA domain-containing protein PS1 isoform X2 yields the protein MAATNECKLSHNQEPKIPVFTVLKNGVILKNIFIVNNNIPQIPTQEHDEILIVGRHPDCNIMLTHPSISRFHLQILSNPSLQKLSVIDLSSVHGTWVAEKKIDPCVRVELKEGDSLRIGGSSRVYRLYWIPFSQAYDLETTHVSVPDVPNPQEEIEMGLDRDENSMMIENKPIEEENNSMTVEPKANEENCEDNNHLSVVNKDMQSLDLVVEDMSSLFSDESSIITVKREIPSAPPIPENPVFVILDENDELAESPLKDVTEHNEIPILCNRLFGTDSEILTLGSDCHSSSVKDVCEIVMQERSPIRLEEEFNQFVGRHSSFSIDNEEKVELASQPFEETEIQRIDIENLTPETPDVESLSLQASERIEEAEEKDVSVDYCEPCMGEFVKLFPAWKDVQEITDDKENQTPPSLFEETANESLARKDYEQKDEPSLLLGSVFAKTETQQTDIESLTPEALSDVELSLRGMNENYTSEQKSNSLVDYISACSDGIPSASERIEETEDQRLYMKGNEQKDCEPCMAESVNSSLPAWEVVQEIADDKENQTPQSLFAGGGLPQSEKTRNSPLRSDKSPSFGSIWSRRGKAASVISLRTGRNRLKAVQGGSDSKAVQHNQESTEEKSITKEMFTCLNREEELFTPDKENFIPTLLQQKSSRKKGTPSGVTQLGTTNCRSGTKWGAADKSISKELFSHVDGEEEEIYTPDKENCTPNTLLLKSIKKKGTLEEVKHSISCRRPSSKITSSPKMHPEGNLNSFSNEENHSLRVLQERKFVKQTSSENQVEVEKELVFNNRRLEMKRVPFQSLLVDTLENQVEFEKELVFNKRRLEMKRVPFQPLVVDAVENQLEVEKELVLNKRRPEMKRVPFQSQVVDTVENSRSEMLRPSSPTRCSSSVNYTHTVDKVTHPFSNISVRGDKRGWTIVVDTTTLLNKDSRKALQLLQGLKGTRLIIPRMVIRELDCLKRQGSLFRRKPEACLALEWIEKCMTETTWWIHVQTSVEDGRLTASTPPATPRSPFSQGSGGFYRGTNSLLPWTLMEILSPTTEDHILECALLCRKMRPDEQHVLLSDDLTLKIQAMAEGFICETVQEFRESLMNPFSERFLWADSSPRGQTWSVLDDVVLREKYNRYPSKKSSKGESAKGLKLILLHNSHYGQRKY from the exons ATGGCTGCCACGAACGAATGCAAACTAAGCCATAATCAAGAGCCAAAAATCCCAGTCTTCACTGTCTTGAAGAACGGAGTCATTCTAAAGAACATCTTCATCGTCAACAATAACATTCCCCAAATCCCGACCCAAGAACACGATGAAATACTAATCGTCGGACGACACCCTGATTGCAACATCATGTTGACTCATCCCAGTATCAGCAGATTCCACCTCCAGATTCTTTCCAACCCATCCTTACAGAAGCTCTCTGTAATCGATTTATCGTCCG TTCATGGGACTTGGGTTGCGGAGAAGAAGATTGATCCATGTGTTCGAGTTGAGCTGAAGGAGGGAGACTCTCTGAGAATCGGCGGTTCGAGCCGAGTCTATAGGTTGTACTGGATTCCTTTCAGCCAAGCTTATGATTTAGAAACCACGCATGTATCCGTACCCGATGTTCCTAATCCACAAGAAGAAATTGAAATGGGATTAGACCGG GATGAGAACTCTATGATGATCGAGAATAAAcctattgaagaagaaaataactCGATGACAGTGGAACCCAAAGCAAACGAAGAAAATTGTGAG GATAACAATCATTTATCAGTAGTAAATAAAGACATGCAATCCCTGGATTTGGTTGTTGAGGATATGAGTTCATTATTTTCTGATGAGAGTTCGATTATAACTGTGAAAAGGGAGATTCCATCAGCACCTCCTATACCTGAAAATCCAGTTTTTGTAATTCTGGATGAAAATGATGAACTTGCTGAAAGCCCACTAAAAGATGTCACTGAACATAATGAAATCCCAATCCTTTGTAATAGGCTTTTTGGAACCGACTCAGAAATTTTAACTTTGGGTTCAGATTGCCATTCATCTTCTGTTAAAGATGTTTGTGAGATAGTAATGCAAGAGAGGTCTCCTATAAGACTAGAGGAAGAATTTAATCAATTTGTAGGCCGTCATTCCTCATTTTCCATTGATAATGAAGAGAAGGTTGAACTTGCCTCTCAACCATTTGAGGAAACTGAAATTCAACGCATTGACATAGAAAACCTTACCCCAGAAACTCCAGATGTGGAATCACTATCTCTTCAAG CTTCTGAAAGAATTGAAGAAGCTGAAGAGAAGGATGTTTCAGTAGATTATTGTGAACCTTGTATGGGTGAATTTGTAAAGTTGTTTCCAGCTTGGAAGGATGTCCAGGAAATTACAGATGACAAAGAAAACCAAACCCCGCCGTCTCTCTTTGAGGAAACTGCGAACGAAAGCCTGGCCAGGAAAGACTATGAGCAGAAAGATGAACCATCTTTGTTGCTTGGATCAGTCTTTGCTAAGACTGAAACTCAACAAACTGACATAGAAAGCTTAACCCCAGAAGCTCTTTCTGATGTAGAACTATCTCTTCGAGGAATGAATGAAAATTATACAAGTGAACAAAAATCAAACTCATTGGTTGACTATATATCTGCTTGCTCTGATGGCATTCCTTCAGCTTCTGAAAGAATTGAAGAAACTGAGGACCAAAGGCTATACATGAAAGGTAATGAACAGAAGGATTGTGAACCTTGTATGGCAGAATCTGTAAACTCATCTCTGCCAGCTTGGGAAGTTGTCCAGGAAATTGCAGATGACAAAGAAAACCAGACCCCACAATCTCTCTTTGCTGGAGGAGGTCTACCTCAATCAGAAAAAACAAGGAATTCTCCATTAAGATCAGATAAGAGTCCaagctttggaagcatttgGTCTAGGAGGGGTAAAGCTGCTAGTGTTATTTCCCTTCGAACCGGTAGGAATAGATTAAAAGCTGTGCAAGGTGGGTCTGATTCTAAAGCTGTGCAGCATAATCAGGAGAGTACTGAAGAAAAATCTATAACAAAGGAAATGTTCACTTGCTTGAACAGGGAGGAAGAGCTCTTTACTCCAGATAAGGAAAATTTCATCCCAACTCTTTTACAACAGAAGTCCTCAAGAAAGAAAGGTACACCTTCTGGTGTTACCCAGCTTGGAACAACTAATTGCAGATCCGGAACCAAATGGGGTGCTGCAGATAAATCAATTTCAAAGGAACTTTTCTCTCACGTTGAtggggaagaagaagagatttaTACTCCAGACAAGGAAAATTGTACCCCGAATACCCTTCTACTCAAGTCCATAAAAAAGAAGGGCACGCTAGAAGAAGTGAAGCATTCTATATCATGCAGAAGACCCTCCTCAAAGATTACTTCTAGCCCCAAAATGCACCCTGAAGGAAACTTAAATTCCTTTTCAAATGAGGAGAATCATTCATTGAGAGTTTTACAAGAACGGAAATTTGTGAAACAAACTAGCTCTGAAAATCAGGTGGAGGTTGAAAAAGAACTTGTCTTTAACAATAGAAGACTGGAAATGAAACGAGTTCCATTTCAATCCCTACTTGTAGACACTCTAGAAAATCAGGTGGAGTTTGAAAAAGAATTGGTCTTTAACAAAAGAAGACTGGAGATGAAACGAGTTCCATTTCAACCACTAGTTGTAGACGCTGTAGAAAATCAGTTGGAGGTTGAAAAAGAATTGGTCTTGAACAAAAGAAGACCGGAAATGAAACGAGTTCCATTTCAATCACAAGTTGTAGACACTGTAGAGAACAGCAGATCAGAAATGTTGCGCCCTAGTTCTCCTACAAGATGCAGCTCTTCAGTAAATTACACTCATACTGTTGACAAGGTTACTCATCCATTCTCT AACATCTCCGTCCGAGGGGATAAGAGGGGATGGACCATAGTTGTGGACACAACTACTCTTCTGAACAAGGATTCCAGGAAGGCACTGCAGCTTTTGCAAGGTCTAAAGGGGACTCGGTTAATCATTCCAAGAATGg TTATAAGGGAATTGGATTGCTTGAAGCGGCAAGGCAGTCTATTCAGAAGAAAGCCTGAGGCTTGCCTGGCGTTAGAATGGATTGAGAAATGTATGACAGAAACAACATGGTGGATTCATGTCCAGACCTCAGTGGAAGATGGAAGGCTGACTGCTTCTACTCCCCCCGCCACTCCTAGATCTCCATTTAGCCAGGGAAGTGGGGGCTTTTACCGTGGAACAAACTCGCTTTTACCGTGGACTTTAATGGAAATTCTTTCCCCAACAACAGAAGACCATATCTTAGAGTGTGCTCTACTGTGTAGGAAAATGAGACCTGATGAACAGCATGTCCTCCTTAGTGACGATCTTACTCTAAAGATCCAAGCGATGGCAGAG GGTTTCATCTGCGAGACGGTCCAAGAGTTCCGAGAGAGTCTGATGAATCCATTTTCTGAAAGGTTTTTGTGGGCTGACAGTTCTCCCAGAGGGCAAACTTGGTCTGTCTTAGATGATGTAGTTTTGAGGGAGAAGTACAATCGATATCCCTCGAAGAAGTCTTCCAAAGGAGAAAGTGCTAAGGGTTTAAAGCTCATTCTGCTCCACAATTCTCATTATGGACAGAGAAAATATTAG
- the LOC133031822 gene encoding uncharacterized protein LOC133031822, whose protein sequence is MKFLGGWGSKPIVSHVVEGANPDTGELPTAVETFQKFHHKGNDWRNEFAQQAYEQMVEIAATQPAPTEDEPEEPAVDPTQYPRDLPVMTQVLGERSRHLRGFGHLPRLKGVGAKRAPATHPSAQPTVTMEQYEALQKKVEEAEQTTQHTRQQYETQQLYLRRFQDQFEYLSRAVPGFNLPPMDLPPLPTPGAGSSAAAGAGSSSQPPETQRNNDDDITRL, encoded by the exons atgaaatttctaggaggctggggctccaagcccattgtttcacatgttgtcgaaggg gctaaccccgacacaggagaactgccaactgcggtggaaacttttcaaaagtttcaccataaaggcaacgattggcgcaacgagttcgcgcaacaagcttac gagcaaatggttgaaataGCGGCAACTCAACCAGCGCCCACTGAAGATGAGCCCGAAGAGCCTGCTGTCGATCCTACACAGTACCCCCGAGACTTACCTGTTATGACGCAAGTACTCGGGGAACGATCTCGGCATCTTAGAGGCTTTGGCCATCTCCCCAGACTGAAGGGAGTTGGGGCCAAAAGAGCACCTGCCACGCATCCTTCAGCCCAACCGACTGTTACAATGGAACAGTACGAGGCTTTACAGAAAAAAGTGGAGGAAGCGGAGCAGACAACTCAACATACGAGGCAGCAGTATGAGACACAACAACTCTACCTCAGACGATTCCAAGATCAGTTTGAGTATCTTTCTCGAGCTGTGCCGGGTTTCAACTTGCCTCCCATGGATCTTCCACCATTGCCCACTCCTGGTGCTGGATCATCGGCTGCTGCTGGTGCTGGATCGTCATCGCAGCCTCCCGAGACTCAGAGAAACAACGATGACGACATTACCCGCCTATAG
- the LOC115723694 gene encoding FHA domain-containing protein PS1 isoform X1 codes for MAATNECKLSHNQEPKIPVFTVLKNGVILKNIFIVNNNIPQIPTQEHDEILIVGRHPDCNIMLTHPSISRFHLQILSNPSLQKLSVIDLSSVHGTWVAEKKIDPCVRVELKEGDSLRIGGSSRVYRLYWIPFSQAYDLETTHVSVPDVPNPQEEIEMGLDRDENSMMIENKPIEEENNSMTVEPKANEENCEDNNHLSVVNKDMQSLDLVVEDMSSLFSDESSIITVKREIPSAPPIPENPVFVILDENDELAESPLKDVTEHNEIPILCNRLFGTDSEILTLGSDCHSSSVKDVCEIVMQERSPIRLEEEFNQFVGRHSSFSIDNEEKVELASQPFEETEIQRIDIENLTPETPDVESLSLQGKLENYTTERNSNSLVDFISAFSDGIPVASERIEEAEEKDVSVDYCEPCMGEFVKLFPAWKDVQEITDDKENQTPPSLFEETANESLARKDYEQKDEPSLLLGSVFAKTETQQTDIESLTPEALSDVELSLRGMNENYTSEQKSNSLVDYISACSDGIPSASERIEETEDQRLYMKGNEQKDCEPCMAESVNSSLPAWEVVQEIADDKENQTPQSLFAGGGLPQSEKTRNSPLRSDKSPSFGSIWSRRGKAASVISLRTGRNRLKAVQGGSDSKAVQHNQESTEEKSITKEMFTCLNREEELFTPDKENFIPTLLQQKSSRKKGTPSGVTQLGTTNCRSGTKWGAADKSISKELFSHVDGEEEEIYTPDKENCTPNTLLLKSIKKKGTLEEVKHSISCRRPSSKITSSPKMHPEGNLNSFSNEENHSLRVLQERKFVKQTSSENQVEVEKELVFNNRRLEMKRVPFQSLLVDTLENQVEFEKELVFNKRRLEMKRVPFQPLVVDAVENQLEVEKELVLNKRRPEMKRVPFQSQVVDTVENSRSEMLRPSSPTRCSSSVNYTHTVDKVTHPFSNISVRGDKRGWTIVVDTTTLLNKDSRKALQLLQGLKGTRLIIPRMVIRELDCLKRQGSLFRRKPEACLALEWIEKCMTETTWWIHVQTSVEDGRLTASTPPATPRSPFSQGSGGFYRGTNSLLPWTLMEILSPTTEDHILECALLCRKMRPDEQHVLLSDDLTLKIQAMAEGFICETVQEFRESLMNPFSERFLWADSSPRGQTWSVLDDVVLREKYNRYPSKKSSKGESAKGLKLILLHNSHYGQRKY; via the exons ATGGCTGCCACGAACGAATGCAAACTAAGCCATAATCAAGAGCCAAAAATCCCAGTCTTCACTGTCTTGAAGAACGGAGTCATTCTAAAGAACATCTTCATCGTCAACAATAACATTCCCCAAATCCCGACCCAAGAACACGATGAAATACTAATCGTCGGACGACACCCTGATTGCAACATCATGTTGACTCATCCCAGTATCAGCAGATTCCACCTCCAGATTCTTTCCAACCCATCCTTACAGAAGCTCTCTGTAATCGATTTATCGTCCG TTCATGGGACTTGGGTTGCGGAGAAGAAGATTGATCCATGTGTTCGAGTTGAGCTGAAGGAGGGAGACTCTCTGAGAATCGGCGGTTCGAGCCGAGTCTATAGGTTGTACTGGATTCCTTTCAGCCAAGCTTATGATTTAGAAACCACGCATGTATCCGTACCCGATGTTCCTAATCCACAAGAAGAAATTGAAATGGGATTAGACCGG GATGAGAACTCTATGATGATCGAGAATAAAcctattgaagaagaaaataactCGATGACAGTGGAACCCAAAGCAAACGAAGAAAATTGTGAG GATAACAATCATTTATCAGTAGTAAATAAAGACATGCAATCCCTGGATTTGGTTGTTGAGGATATGAGTTCATTATTTTCTGATGAGAGTTCGATTATAACTGTGAAAAGGGAGATTCCATCAGCACCTCCTATACCTGAAAATCCAGTTTTTGTAATTCTGGATGAAAATGATGAACTTGCTGAAAGCCCACTAAAAGATGTCACTGAACATAATGAAATCCCAATCCTTTGTAATAGGCTTTTTGGAACCGACTCAGAAATTTTAACTTTGGGTTCAGATTGCCATTCATCTTCTGTTAAAGATGTTTGTGAGATAGTAATGCAAGAGAGGTCTCCTATAAGACTAGAGGAAGAATTTAATCAATTTGTAGGCCGTCATTCCTCATTTTCCATTGATAATGAAGAGAAGGTTGAACTTGCCTCTCAACCATTTGAGGAAACTGAAATTCAACGCATTGACATAGAAAACCTTACCCCAGAAACTCCAGATGTGGAATCACTATCTCTTCAAGGTAAGCTTGAAAATTACACAACAGAACGAAATTCAAACTCATTGGTTGACTTTATTTCTGCATTCTCTGATGGCATTCCTGTAGCTTCTGAAAGAATTGAAGAAGCTGAAGAGAAGGATGTTTCAGTAGATTATTGTGAACCTTGTATGGGTGAATTTGTAAAGTTGTTTCCAGCTTGGAAGGATGTCCAGGAAATTACAGATGACAAAGAAAACCAAACCCCGCCGTCTCTCTTTGAGGAAACTGCGAACGAAAGCCTGGCCAGGAAAGACTATGAGCAGAAAGATGAACCATCTTTGTTGCTTGGATCAGTCTTTGCTAAGACTGAAACTCAACAAACTGACATAGAAAGCTTAACCCCAGAAGCTCTTTCTGATGTAGAACTATCTCTTCGAGGAATGAATGAAAATTATACAAGTGAACAAAAATCAAACTCATTGGTTGACTATATATCTGCTTGCTCTGATGGCATTCCTTCAGCTTCTGAAAGAATTGAAGAAACTGAGGACCAAAGGCTATACATGAAAGGTAATGAACAGAAGGATTGTGAACCTTGTATGGCAGAATCTGTAAACTCATCTCTGCCAGCTTGGGAAGTTGTCCAGGAAATTGCAGATGACAAAGAAAACCAGACCCCACAATCTCTCTTTGCTGGAGGAGGTCTACCTCAATCAGAAAAAACAAGGAATTCTCCATTAAGATCAGATAAGAGTCCaagctttggaagcatttgGTCTAGGAGGGGTAAAGCTGCTAGTGTTATTTCCCTTCGAACCGGTAGGAATAGATTAAAAGCTGTGCAAGGTGGGTCTGATTCTAAAGCTGTGCAGCATAATCAGGAGAGTACTGAAGAAAAATCTATAACAAAGGAAATGTTCACTTGCTTGAACAGGGAGGAAGAGCTCTTTACTCCAGATAAGGAAAATTTCATCCCAACTCTTTTACAACAGAAGTCCTCAAGAAAGAAAGGTACACCTTCTGGTGTTACCCAGCTTGGAACAACTAATTGCAGATCCGGAACCAAATGGGGTGCTGCAGATAAATCAATTTCAAAGGAACTTTTCTCTCACGTTGAtggggaagaagaagagatttaTACTCCAGACAAGGAAAATTGTACCCCGAATACCCTTCTACTCAAGTCCATAAAAAAGAAGGGCACGCTAGAAGAAGTGAAGCATTCTATATCATGCAGAAGACCCTCCTCAAAGATTACTTCTAGCCCCAAAATGCACCCTGAAGGAAACTTAAATTCCTTTTCAAATGAGGAGAATCATTCATTGAGAGTTTTACAAGAACGGAAATTTGTGAAACAAACTAGCTCTGAAAATCAGGTGGAGGTTGAAAAAGAACTTGTCTTTAACAATAGAAGACTGGAAATGAAACGAGTTCCATTTCAATCCCTACTTGTAGACACTCTAGAAAATCAGGTGGAGTTTGAAAAAGAATTGGTCTTTAACAAAAGAAGACTGGAGATGAAACGAGTTCCATTTCAACCACTAGTTGTAGACGCTGTAGAAAATCAGTTGGAGGTTGAAAAAGAATTGGTCTTGAACAAAAGAAGACCGGAAATGAAACGAGTTCCATTTCAATCACAAGTTGTAGACACTGTAGAGAACAGCAGATCAGAAATGTTGCGCCCTAGTTCTCCTACAAGATGCAGCTCTTCAGTAAATTACACTCATACTGTTGACAAGGTTACTCATCCATTCTCT AACATCTCCGTCCGAGGGGATAAGAGGGGATGGACCATAGTTGTGGACACAACTACTCTTCTGAACAAGGATTCCAGGAAGGCACTGCAGCTTTTGCAAGGTCTAAAGGGGACTCGGTTAATCATTCCAAGAATGg TTATAAGGGAATTGGATTGCTTGAAGCGGCAAGGCAGTCTATTCAGAAGAAAGCCTGAGGCTTGCCTGGCGTTAGAATGGATTGAGAAATGTATGACAGAAACAACATGGTGGATTCATGTCCAGACCTCAGTGGAAGATGGAAGGCTGACTGCTTCTACTCCCCCCGCCACTCCTAGATCTCCATTTAGCCAGGGAAGTGGGGGCTTTTACCGTGGAACAAACTCGCTTTTACCGTGGACTTTAATGGAAATTCTTTCCCCAACAACAGAAGACCATATCTTAGAGTGTGCTCTACTGTGTAGGAAAATGAGACCTGATGAACAGCATGTCCTCCTTAGTGACGATCTTACTCTAAAGATCCAAGCGATGGCAGAG GGTTTCATCTGCGAGACGGTCCAAGAGTTCCGAGAGAGTCTGATGAATCCATTTTCTGAAAGGTTTTTGTGGGCTGACAGTTCTCCCAGAGGGCAAACTTGGTCTGTCTTAGATGATGTAGTTTTGAGGGAGAAGTACAATCGATATCCCTCGAAGAAGTCTTCCAAAGGAGAAAGTGCTAAGGGTTTAAAGCTCATTCTGCTCCACAATTCTCATTATGGACAGAGAAAATATTAG